In Limisalsivibrio acetivorans, one genomic interval encodes:
- a CDS encoding bifunctional nuclease family protein produces the protein MYEIGVKCVIKEPLTSRYLLMMETICGDYLLPITIGSFEAEAIYSELNKIPSPRPMTYDFISGILSSIDKVRVLSLVIDDVKEGVYTAKMELDCGGEQKTMDCRPSDGIAIALRLSTPIFIDEEVLAKSSCIDRTCLSEQEERTLFNIVDDQGTTFWNV, from the coding sequence ATGTATGAAATTGGCGTGAAGTGCGTTATCAAAGAACCGCTCACCTCCCGCTATCTCCTCATGATGGAGACTATCTGCGGTGACTACCTTCTCCCCATCACAATCGGATCTTTTGAGGCAGAGGCTATCTACAGCGAACTTAACAAGATTCCCTCGCCAAGACCTATGACCTATGACTTCATATCTGGAATACTTTCAAGCATCGATAAAGTAAGGGTCCTCAGCCTCGTTATCGACGATGTGAAAGAAGGTGTCTATACAGCGAAGATGGAGCTCGACTGCGGCGGTGAACAGAAAACCATGGACTGCAGACCATCGGACGGAATCGCCATAGCCCTCAGACTGAGCACACCAATATTCATAGATGAAGAGGTTCTCGCAAAAAGCAGCTGTATCGACAGAACATGCCTCAGCGAGCAGGAGGAGAGAACGCTATTCAACATAGTAGACGATCAGGGGACAACCTTCTGGAATGTCTGA
- a CDS encoding nitrilase-related carbon-nitrogen hydrolase: MSEMKIAVLQMNVTEDPNENIEKATKLTEHLEGYTILLPELFTTGFRYPLIRSLEQNHHDIVDKLPSSNRYMGSVVRNNGDERFNSFFIKDSKGTRFPYDKKHLFPLMDEDKNFAPGNRKGIVNLDGIKCGTSICFDLRYPDRDHFCEAPQIIFAAAQWPAVRKKHLRALVSARAVENQCWFVLCNAAGNIGGALFGGGSIILTPWGETAVDAHDTEDALLTFDADLDSVTEVRKTIPIDRKP; encoded by the coding sequence ATGTCTGAGATGAAGATAGCGGTCCTCCAAATGAACGTCACCGAGGACCCGAACGAGAACATTGAGAAAGCCACCAAGCTCACAGAGCACCTTGAAGGCTACACCATACTACTACCCGAACTCTTTACCACAGGATTCCGCTATCCCCTGATACGCTCACTCGAGCAAAACCATCATGACATAGTCGACAAGCTCCCATCATCAAACAGATACATGGGGAGCGTAGTGCGCAACAACGGGGATGAGCGTTTCAATTCTTTCTTCATAAAGGACTCAAAAGGAACCAGGTTCCCCTATGATAAAAAGCACCTCTTCCCACTTATGGATGAAGATAAAAACTTCGCACCGGGAAACCGTAAGGGCATAGTCAACCTTGACGGGATTAAGTGCGGAACCTCCATATGCTTCGATCTACGCTACCCGGACAGAGACCACTTCTGCGAAGCTCCCCAGATCATCTTCGCCGCTGCACAATGGCCCGCTGTGCGCAAAAAGCACCTCAGAGCTCTTGTGAGCGCAAGGGCTGTGGAAAACCAGTGCTGGTTTGTTCTCTGCAACGCCGCAGGAAACATAGGTGGTGCACTATTCGGCGGCGGCTCCATAATACTCACACCATGGGGCGAAACAGCCGTTGATGCCCACGATACAGAGGATGCGCTCCTCACCTTCGATGCCGATCTCGACTCCGTTACCGAAGTAAGAAAAACCATACCCATCGACCGTAAGCCGTAA
- a CDS encoding DUF1499 domain-containing protein — MKYFTASILLSAVLMGGCSSVSYSVKDGLPKCDSRPLCVSSADERDKFYVEPLPVKESVESSLKELAGIIDALPRTEVTKLTENELRALAKSRFFKYKDDIIIIPMNGALGYFSKARIGYYDFGVNRKRYEEIRRLYLD, encoded by the coding sequence ATGAAATATTTCACAGCTTCAATACTTTTGAGTGCCGTACTAATGGGCGGTTGCTCCTCGGTATCTTATTCAGTAAAGGACGGACTGCCTAAATGCGACAGCAGACCGCTATGCGTCTCTAGTGCGGATGAAAGGGACAAGTTTTATGTCGAGCCGCTCCCAGTTAAAGAGAGTGTAGAGAGTTCTCTAAAGGAGCTTGCAGGTATAATCGATGCCCTCCCCCGTACAGAGGTAACAAAGCTTACTGAAAACGAGTTAAGGGCGCTGGCCAAATCGAGATTCTTCAAATATAAGGATGATATTATCATAATTCCCATGAACGGCGCACTCGGCTACTTTTCAAAGGCGAGGATCGGTTACTACGATTTCGGCGTTAACAGGAAAAGGTATGAAGAGATACGAAGGTTGTATCTGGATTAG